Proteins from a single region of Candidatus Desulfofervidus auxilii:
- a CDS encoding Gfo/Idh/MocA family oxidoreductase → MKKLKIGIIGCGKQAEKHILSLKKIPNISLVLSDINPEIAENLAKKTGASWTKSVEEILNDFEVKAVVICTPTPTHIELIKEAINAGKDVFCEKPLCEYQQDPSELKELIKNTDRIVMIGYIYRFVPVFEEAYRLIREQSINGISLVFGKILSAYFRLGGRGSHQVWKHKKATGGGAINEMLVHMVDLANWYFGPLKNIEVISYDLRCPKRIINGEEIIADAEDFVMIRCYGQNDVEIYCQADLITPAFTQYVEIQAENGSFMGSIQADMPSYIFLKESRGGYPTGKTPLNYGYRNVWDIQMLAFIQAILTREPLNKNTIEDSIELHRIMKEIKKQVEK, encoded by the coding sequence ATGAAGAAATTAAAAATTGGTATAATAGGTTGCGGTAAACAGGCAGAAAAACATATTTTAAGTTTAAAAAAAATCCCTAATATTTCTTTAGTATTAAGTGATATAAATCCTGAAATTGCAGAAAATTTAGCTAAAAAAACCGGTGCTTCTTGGACAAAGAGTGTTGAAGAGATATTGAATGATTTTGAAGTAAAAGCTGTTGTTATTTGCACTCCTACACCTACTCATATAGAACTTATTAAAGAAGCTATCAACGCTGGAAAAGATGTGTTTTGTGAAAAACCCTTATGTGAATACCAACAGGATCCATCTGAACTTAAAGAACTTATAAAAAATACTGATCGGATCGTAATGATTGGATATATATATCGTTTTGTACCAGTTTTTGAAGAGGCTTATCGTTTAATAAGAGAGCAAAGTATTAATGGAATAAGTTTAGTTTTTGGGAAAATTTTAAGTGCTTATTTTAGGCTTGGAGGACGAGGTAGTCACCAAGTTTGGAAACATAAAAAGGCTACTGGCGGTGGAGCTATAAATGAAATGCTGGTTCATATGGTGGATTTAGCTAATTGGTATTTTGGACCTTTAAAAAATATAGAAGTTATTTCTTATGATTTACGCTGTCCTAAACGGATTATTAATGGTGAAGAGATTATTGCTGATGCTGAAGATTTTGTTATGATCCGATGTTACGGACAGAACGATGTTGAAATATATTGCCAAGCAGATCTTATAACACCTGCTTTTACTCAATATGTAGAAATACAGGCTGAAAATGGGAGTTTTATGGGCTCTATTCAGGCAGATATGCCTTCATATATTTTTCTCAAAGAGAGTCGGGGTGGATATCCTACAGGTAAGACTCCATTAAACTATGGTTACAGGAATGTATGGGATATACAGATGTTAGCTTTTATACAAGCGATTCTTACCAGAGAACCTTTAAATAAAAACACTATAGAAGATTCTATAGAATTACATAGAATTATGAAAGAAATAAAAAAGCAAGTAGAAAAATAA